One segment of Prionailurus bengalensis isolate Pbe53 chromosome E3, Fcat_Pben_1.1_paternal_pri, whole genome shotgun sequence DNA contains the following:
- the MAPK8IP3 gene encoding C-Jun-amino-terminal kinase-interacting protein 3 isoform X4 has translation MMEIQMDEGGGVVVYQDDYCSGSVMSERVSGLAGSIYREFERLIHCYDEEVVKELMPLVVNVLENLDSVLSENQEHEVELELLREDNEQLLTQYEREKALRKQAEEKFIEFEDALEQEKKELQIQVEHYEFQTRQLELKAKNYADQISRLEERESEMKKEYNALHQRHTEMIQTYVEHIERSKMQQVGGNSQTEGSLPGRSRKERPTSLNVFPLADGMVRAQMGGKLVPAGDHWHLSDLGQLQLSSSYQCPQDEMSESGQSSAAATPSTTGTKSNTPTSSVPSAAVTPLNESLQPLGDYGASTKSSKRAREKRNSRNMEVQVTQEMRNVSIGMGSSDEWSDVQDIIDSTPELDMSREPRLDRTGNSPTQGIVNKAFGINTDSLYHELSTAGSEVIGDVDEGADLLGEFSVRHDFFGMGKEVGNLLLENSQLLETKNALNVVKNDLIAKVDQLSGEQEVLKGDLEAARQAKARLEGRIKDLEEELRRVKSEAIIARREPKEEVEDVSSYLCTELDKIPMAQRRRFTRVEMARVLMERNQYKERLMELQEAVRWTEMIRASREHPSVQEKKKSTIWQFFSRLFSSSSSPPPAKRSYPSVNIHYKSPTTAGFSQRRSHAMCQISAGSRPLEFFPDDDCTSSARREQKREQYRQVREHVRNDDGRLQACGWSLPAKYKQLSPNGGQEDTRMKNVPVPVYCRPLVEKDPTMKLWCAAGVNLSGWKPSEDDSANGVKPPPGRDPLTCDREVEGETKSNHTSPEKKARELPEVDATSSRVWILTSTLTTSKVVIIDANQPGTVVDQFTVCNAHVLCISSIPAASDSDYPPGEIFLDGDVNPEDSSADGVLAGITLVGCATRCNVPRSNCSSRGDTPVLDKGQGEVAAVANGKVNPAQSTEEATEATEVPDSGPSEAEAAAVRPGPLTEHVFTDLAPTPAPSTQPGSENGQEADTGGVQPEPEPSADPAGASTSAAPTMWLGAQNGWLYVHSAVANWKKCLHSIKLKDSVLSLVHVKGRVLVALADGTLAIFHRGEDGQWDLSNYHLMDLGHPHHSIRCMAVVYDRVWCGYKNKVHVIQPKTMQIEKSFDAHPRRESQVRQLAWIGDGVWVSIRLDSTLRLYHAHTHQHLQDVDIEPYVSKMLGTGKLGFSFVRITALLIAGNRLWVGTGNGVVISIPLTETVVLHRGQLLGLRANKTSPTSGEGARPGGVIHVYGDDSSDKSASSFIPYCSMAQAQLCFHGHRDAVKFFVSVPGNVLATLNGSVLDSPSESPGPAAPASEAEGQQLKNVLVLSGGEGYIDFRIGDGEDDDTEESAGDVNQVKPLLSKAERSHIIVWQVSYSPE, from the exons AAATTCATCGAGTTTGAAGATGCTCTGGAACAGGAGAAGAAGGAGCTGCAAATCCAGGTGGAACATTATGAGTTTCAGACCCGCCAGCTGGAACTGAAGGCCAAGAACTACGCGGATCAGA TTTCCCGCTTGGAGGAGAGAGAGTCCGAGATGAAGAAGGAGTACAACGCCCTGCACCAGCGACACACCGAG ATGATCCAGACCTACGTAGAACATATCGAGAGGTCCAAGATGCAGCAGGTTGGGGGAAACAGCCAAACCGAGGGCAGCCTGCCCGGGAGGAG CAGGAAGGAACGCCCCACTTCTCTGAACGTCTTCCCCCTGGCCGACGGCATGGTACGTGCACAGATGGGGGGCAAGCTCGTGCCTGCGGGGGACCACTGGCACCTGAGTGACCTCGGCCAGCTGCAGTTGAGCTCCAGCTACCAG TGTCCACAGGACGAGATGTCCGAGTCGGGCCAGTCTTCCGCGGCTGCCACGCCCAGCACCACGGGCACCAAGTCCAACACGCCCACGTCCTCCGTGCCCTCGGCGGCGGTGACGCCGCTCAACGAGAGCCTGCAGCCGCTGGGGGACTACGGCGCCAGCACAAAGAGCAGCAAGCGGGCTCGGGAGAAGCGGAACAGCCGCAACATGGAGGTCCAGGTCACACAGGAGATGCGGAACGTCAGCATAG gcaTGGGCAGCAGTGACGAGTGGTCTGATGTTCAAGACATCATCGACTCCACCCCGGAGCTGGACATGAGTCGGGAGCCCCGTCTCGATCGCACGGGCAACAG CCCAACCCAGGGGATCGTGAACAAGGCTTTTGGCATCAACACTGACTCCCTGTACCACGAACTGTCGACCGCGGGGTCGGAGGTCATCGGGGACGTGGATGAAGGAGCGGACCTGCTAG GGGAGTTCTCAG TGCGCCATGATTTCTTTG GAATGGGCAAGGAAGTGGGGAACCTGCTGCTGGAGAACTCACAGCTTCTAGAAACCAA AAATGCTCTGAACGTGGTGAAGAATGACCTCATCGCCAAGGTGGACCAGCTGTCCGGGGAGCAGGAGGTGCTGAAAGGGGACCTGGAAGCTGCCAGACAGGCCAAAGCCCGGCTGGAGGGCCGCATCAAGGACCTGGAGGAGGAGTTGAGGAG AGTGAAGTCAGAAGCCATCATCGCCCGCCGCGAACCCAAAGAAGAGGTGGAGGATGTAAGCAGCTATCTCTGTACAGAATTG gacAAGATCCCCATGGCGCAGCGCCGCCGCTTCACACGGGTGGAGATGGCGCGTGTGCTCATGGAGCGGAACCAGTACAAAGAAAGGCTGATGGAGCTTCAGGAGGCCGTGCGGTGGACCGAGATGATCAG AGCGTCCCGAGAGCATCCGTCTGTCCAGGAGAAGAAGAAGTCCACCATCTGGCAGTT TTTCAGCCGCCTCTtcagctcctcctccagcccccctccGGCCAAGCGCTCCTATCCCTCGGTGAACATTCACTACAAATCACCCACCACGGCCGGCTTCAGCCAGCGCCGCAGCCATGCCATGTGCCAGATCTCGGCTGGCAGCCGGCCTCTGGAGTTCTTCCCCGATGA TGACTGCACTTCGTCCGCCCGCCGGGAGCAGAAGCGCGAGCAGTACCGGCAGGTGCGCGAGCACGTGCGCAATGACGACGGGCGGCTGCAGGCCTGCGGCTGGAGCCTGCCGGCCAAGTACAAGCAG CTGAGTCCCAATGGGGGCCAGGAGGACACGCGGATGAAGAACGTGCCTGTCCCCGTGTACTGCCGCCCTCTGGTGGAGAAGGACCCAACCATGAAG CTGTGGTGTGCTGCGGGCGTCAACCTGAGTGGGTGGAAACCGAGCGAGGACGACTCCGCGAATGGAGTCAAGCCCCCGCCAGGCCGTGACCCTCTGACCTGCGACCGGGAAGTGGAAGGAGAGACCAAGAGCAATCACACCTCCCCCGAGAAGAAG GCAAGAGAGCTCCCCGAGGTGGATGCCACCTCCAGCCGCGTGTGGATCCTCACCAGCACCCTGACCACCAGCAAGGTGGTCATCATCGATGCCAACCAGCCGGGCACCGTGGTGGACCAGTTCACCGTCTGCAATGCCCACGTCCTGTGCATCTCCAGCATTCCAG CGGCCAGTGACAGCGACTACCCTCCGGGGGAGATCTTCCTGGACGGCGACGTAAACCCAGAAGACTCCAGTGCAGACGGTGTGCTGGCGGGTATCACCCTGGTGGGCTGTGCCACCCGCTGCAACGTGCCACGCAGCAACTGCTCCTCCCGAGGGGACACCCCGGTGCTGGACAAGGGCCAAG GGGAGGTGGCTGCCGTCGCCAACGGGAAGGTCAACCCAGCTCAGTCCACGGAAGAGGCCACAGAAGCCACGGAGGTGCCAGACTCTGGGCCCAGCGAGGCGGAGGCAGCTGCGGTGCGGCCCGGGCCCCTCACGGAGCACGTCTTCACTGACCtggcccccaccccggcccccagcACCCAGCCTGGCAG CGAGAACGGGCAGGAGGCCGACACGGGGGGTGTGCAGCCAGAGCCGGAGCCCAGCGCAGACCCTGCGGGGGCCAGCACCAGCGCTGCCCCCACTATGTGGCTGGGAGCCCAGAATGGCTG GCTCTACGTGCACTCGGCTGTGGCCAACTGGAAGAAGTGTCTGCACTCCATCAAGCTGAAGGACTCCGTCCTGAGCCTGGT GCACGTGAAAGGGCGAGTGCTGGTGGCCCTGGCAGACGGAACTCTGGCCATCTTCCACCGAGGCGAAG ATGGCCAGTGGGACCTGAGCAACTACCACCTGATGGACCTGGGCCACCCACACCACTCCATCCGCTGCATGGCCGTCGTGTACGACCGCGTCTGGTGCGGCTACAAGAACAAGGTGCACGTCATCCAGCCCAAGACGATGCAGATCGAG AAATCGTTTGACGCCCACCCACGGCGGGAGAGCCAGGTCCGGCAGCTGGCGTGGATCGGCGACGGGGTGTGGGTGTCCATCCGCCTGGACTCCACGCTGAGGCTCTACCACGCCCACACCCACCAGCACCTGCAGGACGTGGACATCGAACCCTATGTCAGCAAGATGCTGG gcacagGCAAGCTGGGCTTCTCCTTCGTGCGCATCACAGCCCTGCTCATCGCGGGCAACCGCCTCTGGGTGGGCACCGGCAACGGCGTCGTCATCTCCATCCCGCTGACCGAGA CCGTGGTCCTGCACCGAGGCCAGCTCCTGGGGCTCCGGG cCAACAAGACCTCCCCCACCTCCGGAGAGGGGGCCCGTCCGGGGGGTGTCATCCACGTGTACGGTGACGACAGCAGTGACAAATCAGCCAGCAGCTTCATCCCCTACTGCTCCATGGCCCAGGCCCAGCTCTGCTTCCACGGGCACCGCGACGCCGTCAAGTTTTTCGTCTCCGTGCCAG GGAACGTGTTGGCCACTCTCAACGGCAGCGTGCTCGACAGCCCGTCCGAGAGCCCCGGGCCGGCCGCCCCTGCCTCTGAAGCCGAGGGCCAGCAGCTGAAGAACGTGCTGGTGCTGAGTGGCGGGGAGGGCTACATCGACTTCCGCATCG GCGACGGAGAGGATGACGACACGGAGGAGAGCGCGGGGGACGTGAACCAGGTGAAGCCCTTGCTGTCCAAGGCCGAGCGCAGCCACATCATCGTGTGGCAGGTGTCCTACAGCCCCGAGTGA
- the MAPK8IP3 gene encoding C-Jun-amino-terminal kinase-interacting protein 3 isoform X1: MMEIQMDEGGGVVVYQDDYCSGSVMSERVSGLAGSIYREFERLIHCYDEEVVKELMPLVVNVLENLDSVLSENQEHEVELELLREDNEQLLTQYEREKALRKQAEEKFIEFEDALEQEKKELQIQVEHYEFQTRQLELKAKNYADQISRLEERESEMKKEYNALHQRHTEMIQTYVEHIERSKMQQVGGNSQTEGSLPGRSPRQSWRKSRKERPTSLNVFPLADGMVRAQMGGKLVPAGDHWHLSDLGQLQLSSSYQCPQDEMSESGQSSAAATPSTTGTKSNTPTSSVPSAAVTPLNESLQPLGDYGASTKSSKRAREKRNSRNMEVQVTQEMRNVSIGMGSSDEWSDVQDIIDSTPELDMSREPRLDRTGNSPTQGIVNKAFGINTDSLYHELSTAGSEVIGDVDEGADLLGEFSVRHDFFGMGKEVGNLLLENSQLLETKNALNVVKNDLIAKVDQLSGEQEVLKGDLEAARQAKARLEGRIKDLEEELRRVKSEAIIARREPKEEVEDVSSYLCTELDKIPMAQRRRFTRVEMARVLMERNQYKERLMELQEAVRWTEMIRASREHPSVQEKKKSTIWQFFSRLFSSSSSPPPAKRSYPSVNIHYKSPTTAGFSQRRSHAMCQISAGSRPLEFFPDDDCTSSARREQKREQYRQVREHVRNDDGRLQACGWSLPAKYKQLSPNGGQEDTRMKNVPVPVYCRPLVEKDPTMKLWCAAGVNLSGWKPSEDDSANGVKPPPGRDPLTCDREVEGETKSNHTSPEKKARELPEVDATSSRVWILTSTLTTSKVVIIDANQPGTVVDQFTVCNAHVLCISSIPAASDSDYPPGEIFLDGDVNPEDSSADGVLAGITLVGCATRCNVPRSNCSSRGDTPVLDKGQGEVAAVANGKVNPAQSTEEATEATEVPDSGPSEAEAAAVRPGPLTEHVFTDLAPTPAPSTQPGSENGQEADTGGVQPEPEPSADPAGASTSAAPTMWLGAQNGWLYVHSAVANWKKCLHSIKLKDSVLSLVHVKGRVLVALADGTLAIFHRGEDGQWDLSNYHLMDLGHPHHSIRCMAVVYDRVWCGYKNKVHVIQPKTMQIEKSFDAHPRRESQVRQLAWIGDGVWVSIRLDSTLRLYHAHTHQHLQDVDIEPYVSKMLGTGKLGFSFVRITALLIAGNRLWVGTGNGVVISIPLTETVVLHRGQLLGLRANKTSPTSGEGARPGGVIHVYGDDSSDKSASSFIPYCSMAQAQLCFHGHRDAVKFFVSVPGNVLATLNGSVLDSPSESPGPAAPASEAEGQQLKNVLVLSGGEGYIDFRIGDGEDDDTEESAGDVNQVKPLLSKAERSHIIVWQVSYSPE, translated from the exons AAATTCATCGAGTTTGAAGATGCTCTGGAACAGGAGAAGAAGGAGCTGCAAATCCAGGTGGAACATTATGAGTTTCAGACCCGCCAGCTGGAACTGAAGGCCAAGAACTACGCGGATCAGA TTTCCCGCTTGGAGGAGAGAGAGTCCGAGATGAAGAAGGAGTACAACGCCCTGCACCAGCGACACACCGAG ATGATCCAGACCTACGTAGAACATATCGAGAGGTCCAAGATGCAGCAGGTTGGGGGAAACAGCCAAACCGAGGGCAGCCTGCCCGGGAGGAG TCCTCGCCAGTCGTGGAGGAAAAG CAGGAAGGAACGCCCCACTTCTCTGAACGTCTTCCCCCTGGCCGACGGCATGGTACGTGCACAGATGGGGGGCAAGCTCGTGCCTGCGGGGGACCACTGGCACCTGAGTGACCTCGGCCAGCTGCAGTTGAGCTCCAGCTACCAG TGTCCACAGGACGAGATGTCCGAGTCGGGCCAGTCTTCCGCGGCTGCCACGCCCAGCACCACGGGCACCAAGTCCAACACGCCCACGTCCTCCGTGCCCTCGGCGGCGGTGACGCCGCTCAACGAGAGCCTGCAGCCGCTGGGGGACTACGGCGCCAGCACAAAGAGCAGCAAGCGGGCTCGGGAGAAGCGGAACAGCCGCAACATGGAGGTCCAGGTCACACAGGAGATGCGGAACGTCAGCATAG gcaTGGGCAGCAGTGACGAGTGGTCTGATGTTCAAGACATCATCGACTCCACCCCGGAGCTGGACATGAGTCGGGAGCCCCGTCTCGATCGCACGGGCAACAG CCCAACCCAGGGGATCGTGAACAAGGCTTTTGGCATCAACACTGACTCCCTGTACCACGAACTGTCGACCGCGGGGTCGGAGGTCATCGGGGACGTGGATGAAGGAGCGGACCTGCTAG GGGAGTTCTCAG TGCGCCATGATTTCTTTG GAATGGGCAAGGAAGTGGGGAACCTGCTGCTGGAGAACTCACAGCTTCTAGAAACCAA AAATGCTCTGAACGTGGTGAAGAATGACCTCATCGCCAAGGTGGACCAGCTGTCCGGGGAGCAGGAGGTGCTGAAAGGGGACCTGGAAGCTGCCAGACAGGCCAAAGCCCGGCTGGAGGGCCGCATCAAGGACCTGGAGGAGGAGTTGAGGAG AGTGAAGTCAGAAGCCATCATCGCCCGCCGCGAACCCAAAGAAGAGGTGGAGGATGTAAGCAGCTATCTCTGTACAGAATTG gacAAGATCCCCATGGCGCAGCGCCGCCGCTTCACACGGGTGGAGATGGCGCGTGTGCTCATGGAGCGGAACCAGTACAAAGAAAGGCTGATGGAGCTTCAGGAGGCCGTGCGGTGGACCGAGATGATCAG AGCGTCCCGAGAGCATCCGTCTGTCCAGGAGAAGAAGAAGTCCACCATCTGGCAGTT TTTCAGCCGCCTCTtcagctcctcctccagcccccctccGGCCAAGCGCTCCTATCCCTCGGTGAACATTCACTACAAATCACCCACCACGGCCGGCTTCAGCCAGCGCCGCAGCCATGCCATGTGCCAGATCTCGGCTGGCAGCCGGCCTCTGGAGTTCTTCCCCGATGA TGACTGCACTTCGTCCGCCCGCCGGGAGCAGAAGCGCGAGCAGTACCGGCAGGTGCGCGAGCACGTGCGCAATGACGACGGGCGGCTGCAGGCCTGCGGCTGGAGCCTGCCGGCCAAGTACAAGCAG CTGAGTCCCAATGGGGGCCAGGAGGACACGCGGATGAAGAACGTGCCTGTCCCCGTGTACTGCCGCCCTCTGGTGGAGAAGGACCCAACCATGAAG CTGTGGTGTGCTGCGGGCGTCAACCTGAGTGGGTGGAAACCGAGCGAGGACGACTCCGCGAATGGAGTCAAGCCCCCGCCAGGCCGTGACCCTCTGACCTGCGACCGGGAAGTGGAAGGAGAGACCAAGAGCAATCACACCTCCCCCGAGAAGAAG GCAAGAGAGCTCCCCGAGGTGGATGCCACCTCCAGCCGCGTGTGGATCCTCACCAGCACCCTGACCACCAGCAAGGTGGTCATCATCGATGCCAACCAGCCGGGCACCGTGGTGGACCAGTTCACCGTCTGCAATGCCCACGTCCTGTGCATCTCCAGCATTCCAG CGGCCAGTGACAGCGACTACCCTCCGGGGGAGATCTTCCTGGACGGCGACGTAAACCCAGAAGACTCCAGTGCAGACGGTGTGCTGGCGGGTATCACCCTGGTGGGCTGTGCCACCCGCTGCAACGTGCCACGCAGCAACTGCTCCTCCCGAGGGGACACCCCGGTGCTGGACAAGGGCCAAG GGGAGGTGGCTGCCGTCGCCAACGGGAAGGTCAACCCAGCTCAGTCCACGGAAGAGGCCACAGAAGCCACGGAGGTGCCAGACTCTGGGCCCAGCGAGGCGGAGGCAGCTGCGGTGCGGCCCGGGCCCCTCACGGAGCACGTCTTCACTGACCtggcccccaccccggcccccagcACCCAGCCTGGCAG CGAGAACGGGCAGGAGGCCGACACGGGGGGTGTGCAGCCAGAGCCGGAGCCCAGCGCAGACCCTGCGGGGGCCAGCACCAGCGCTGCCCCCACTATGTGGCTGGGAGCCCAGAATGGCTG GCTCTACGTGCACTCGGCTGTGGCCAACTGGAAGAAGTGTCTGCACTCCATCAAGCTGAAGGACTCCGTCCTGAGCCTGGT GCACGTGAAAGGGCGAGTGCTGGTGGCCCTGGCAGACGGAACTCTGGCCATCTTCCACCGAGGCGAAG ATGGCCAGTGGGACCTGAGCAACTACCACCTGATGGACCTGGGCCACCCACACCACTCCATCCGCTGCATGGCCGTCGTGTACGACCGCGTCTGGTGCGGCTACAAGAACAAGGTGCACGTCATCCAGCCCAAGACGATGCAGATCGAG AAATCGTTTGACGCCCACCCACGGCGGGAGAGCCAGGTCCGGCAGCTGGCGTGGATCGGCGACGGGGTGTGGGTGTCCATCCGCCTGGACTCCACGCTGAGGCTCTACCACGCCCACACCCACCAGCACCTGCAGGACGTGGACATCGAACCCTATGTCAGCAAGATGCTGG gcacagGCAAGCTGGGCTTCTCCTTCGTGCGCATCACAGCCCTGCTCATCGCGGGCAACCGCCTCTGGGTGGGCACCGGCAACGGCGTCGTCATCTCCATCCCGCTGACCGAGA CCGTGGTCCTGCACCGAGGCCAGCTCCTGGGGCTCCGGG cCAACAAGACCTCCCCCACCTCCGGAGAGGGGGCCCGTCCGGGGGGTGTCATCCACGTGTACGGTGACGACAGCAGTGACAAATCAGCCAGCAGCTTCATCCCCTACTGCTCCATGGCCCAGGCCCAGCTCTGCTTCCACGGGCACCGCGACGCCGTCAAGTTTTTCGTCTCCGTGCCAG GGAACGTGTTGGCCACTCTCAACGGCAGCGTGCTCGACAGCCCGTCCGAGAGCCCCGGGCCGGCCGCCCCTGCCTCTGAAGCCGAGGGCCAGCAGCTGAAGAACGTGCTGGTGCTGAGTGGCGGGGAGGGCTACATCGACTTCCGCATCG GCGACGGAGAGGATGACGACACGGAGGAGAGCGCGGGGGACGTGAACCAGGTGAAGCCCTTGCTGTCCAAGGCCGAGCGCAGCCACATCATCGTGTGGCAGGTGTCCTACAGCCCCGAGTGA
- the MAPK8IP3 gene encoding C-Jun-amino-terminal kinase-interacting protein 3 isoform X17, with product MSESGQSSAAATPSTTGTKSNTPTSSVPSAAVTPLNESLQPLGDYGASTKSSKRAREKRNSRNMEVQVTQEMRNVSIGMGSSDEWSDVQDIIDSTPELDMSREPRLDRTGNSPTQGIVNKAFGINTDSLYHELSTAGSEVIGDVDEGADLLGEFSVRHDFFGMGKEVGNLLLENSQLLETKNALNVVKNDLIAKVDQLSGEQEVLKGDLEAARQAKARLEGRIKDLEEELRRVKSEAIIARREPKEEVEDVSSYLCTELDKIPMAQRRRFTRVEMARVLMERNQYKERLMELQEAVRWTEMIRASREHPSVQEKKKSTIWQFFSRLFSSSSSPPPAKRSYPSVNIHYKSPTTAGFSQRRSHAMCQISAGSRPLEFFPDDDCTSSARREQKREQYRQVREHVRNDDGRLQACGWSLPAKYKQLSPNGGQEDTRMKNVPVPVYCRPLVEKDPTMKLWCAAGVNLSGWKPSEDDSANGVKPPPGRDPLTCDREVEGETKSNHTSPEKKARELPEVDATSSRVWILTSTLTTSKVVIIDANQPGTVVDQFTVCNAHVLCISSIPAASDSDYPPGEIFLDGDVNPEDSSADGVLAGITLVGCATRCNVPRSNCSSRGDTPVLDKGQGEVAAVANGKVNPAQSTEEATEATEVPDSGPSEAEAAAVRPGPLTEHVFTDLAPTPAPSTQPGSENGQEADTGGVQPEPEPSADPAGASTSAAPTMWLGAQNGWLYVHSAVANWKKCLHSIKLKDSVLSLVHVKGRVLVALADGTLAIFHRGEDGQWDLSNYHLMDLGHPHHSIRCMAVVYDRVWCGYKNKVHVIQPKTMQIEKSFDAHPRRESQVRQLAWIGDGVWVSIRLDSTLRLYHAHTHQHLQDVDIEPYVSKMLGTGKLGFSFVRITALLIAGNRLWVGTGNGVVISIPLTETVVLHRGQLLGLRANKTSPTSGEGARPGGVIHVYGDDSSDKSASSFIPYCSMAQAQLCFHGHRDAVKFFVSVPGNVLATLNGSVLDSPSESPGPAAPASEAEGQQLKNVLVLSGGEGYIDFRIGDGEDDDTEESAGDVNQVKPLLSKAERSHIIVWQVSYSPE from the exons ATGTCCGAGTCGGGCCAGTCTTCCGCGGCTGCCACGCCCAGCACCACGGGCACCAAGTCCAACACGCCCACGTCCTCCGTGCCCTCGGCGGCGGTGACGCCGCTCAACGAGAGCCTGCAGCCGCTGGGGGACTACGGCGCCAGCACAAAGAGCAGCAAGCGGGCTCGGGAGAAGCGGAACAGCCGCAACATGGAGGTCCAGGTCACACAGGAGATGCGGAACGTCAGCATAG gcaTGGGCAGCAGTGACGAGTGGTCTGATGTTCAAGACATCATCGACTCCACCCCGGAGCTGGACATGAGTCGGGAGCCCCGTCTCGATCGCACGGGCAACAG CCCAACCCAGGGGATCGTGAACAAGGCTTTTGGCATCAACACTGACTCCCTGTACCACGAACTGTCGACCGCGGGGTCGGAGGTCATCGGGGACGTGGATGAAGGAGCGGACCTGCTAG GGGAGTTCTCAG TGCGCCATGATTTCTTTG GAATGGGCAAGGAAGTGGGGAACCTGCTGCTGGAGAACTCACAGCTTCTAGAAACCAA AAATGCTCTGAACGTGGTGAAGAATGACCTCATCGCCAAGGTGGACCAGCTGTCCGGGGAGCAGGAGGTGCTGAAAGGGGACCTGGAAGCTGCCAGACAGGCCAAAGCCCGGCTGGAGGGCCGCATCAAGGACCTGGAGGAGGAGTTGAGGAG AGTGAAGTCAGAAGCCATCATCGCCCGCCGCGAACCCAAAGAAGAGGTGGAGGATGTAAGCAGCTATCTCTGTACAGAATTG gacAAGATCCCCATGGCGCAGCGCCGCCGCTTCACACGGGTGGAGATGGCGCGTGTGCTCATGGAGCGGAACCAGTACAAAGAAAGGCTGATGGAGCTTCAGGAGGCCGTGCGGTGGACCGAGATGATCAG AGCGTCCCGAGAGCATCCGTCTGTCCAGGAGAAGAAGAAGTCCACCATCTGGCAGTT TTTCAGCCGCCTCTtcagctcctcctccagcccccctccGGCCAAGCGCTCCTATCCCTCGGTGAACATTCACTACAAATCACCCACCACGGCCGGCTTCAGCCAGCGCCGCAGCCATGCCATGTGCCAGATCTCGGCTGGCAGCCGGCCTCTGGAGTTCTTCCCCGATGA TGACTGCACTTCGTCCGCCCGCCGGGAGCAGAAGCGCGAGCAGTACCGGCAGGTGCGCGAGCACGTGCGCAATGACGACGGGCGGCTGCAGGCCTGCGGCTGGAGCCTGCCGGCCAAGTACAAGCAG CTGAGTCCCAATGGGGGCCAGGAGGACACGCGGATGAAGAACGTGCCTGTCCCCGTGTACTGCCGCCCTCTGGTGGAGAAGGACCCAACCATGAAG CTGTGGTGTGCTGCGGGCGTCAACCTGAGTGGGTGGAAACCGAGCGAGGACGACTCCGCGAATGGAGTCAAGCCCCCGCCAGGCCGTGACCCTCTGACCTGCGACCGGGAAGTGGAAGGAGAGACCAAGAGCAATCACACCTCCCCCGAGAAGAAG GCAAGAGAGCTCCCCGAGGTGGATGCCACCTCCAGCCGCGTGTGGATCCTCACCAGCACCCTGACCACCAGCAAGGTGGTCATCATCGATGCCAACCAGCCGGGCACCGTGGTGGACCAGTTCACCGTCTGCAATGCCCACGTCCTGTGCATCTCCAGCATTCCAG CGGCCAGTGACAGCGACTACCCTCCGGGGGAGATCTTCCTGGACGGCGACGTAAACCCAGAAGACTCCAGTGCAGACGGTGTGCTGGCGGGTATCACCCTGGTGGGCTGTGCCACCCGCTGCAACGTGCCACGCAGCAACTGCTCCTCCCGAGGGGACACCCCGGTGCTGGACAAGGGCCAAG GGGAGGTGGCTGCCGTCGCCAACGGGAAGGTCAACCCAGCTCAGTCCACGGAAGAGGCCACAGAAGCCACGGAGGTGCCAGACTCTGGGCCCAGCGAGGCGGAGGCAGCTGCGGTGCGGCCCGGGCCCCTCACGGAGCACGTCTTCACTGACCtggcccccaccccggcccccagcACCCAGCCTGGCAG CGAGAACGGGCAGGAGGCCGACACGGGGGGTGTGCAGCCAGAGCCGGAGCCCAGCGCAGACCCTGCGGGGGCCAGCACCAGCGCTGCCCCCACTATGTGGCTGGGAGCCCAGAATGGCTG GCTCTACGTGCACTCGGCTGTGGCCAACTGGAAGAAGTGTCTGCACTCCATCAAGCTGAAGGACTCCGTCCTGAGCCTGGT GCACGTGAAAGGGCGAGTGCTGGTGGCCCTGGCAGACGGAACTCTGGCCATCTTCCACCGAGGCGAAG ATGGCCAGTGGGACCTGAGCAACTACCACCTGATGGACCTGGGCCACCCACACCACTCCATCCGCTGCATGGCCGTCGTGTACGACCGCGTCTGGTGCGGCTACAAGAACAAGGTGCACGTCATCCAGCCCAAGACGATGCAGATCGAG AAATCGTTTGACGCCCACCCACGGCGGGAGAGCCAGGTCCGGCAGCTGGCGTGGATCGGCGACGGGGTGTGGGTGTCCATCCGCCTGGACTCCACGCTGAGGCTCTACCACGCCCACACCCACCAGCACCTGCAGGACGTGGACATCGAACCCTATGTCAGCAAGATGCTGG gcacagGCAAGCTGGGCTTCTCCTTCGTGCGCATCACAGCCCTGCTCATCGCGGGCAACCGCCTCTGGGTGGGCACCGGCAACGGCGTCGTCATCTCCATCCCGCTGACCGAGA CCGTGGTCCTGCACCGAGGCCAGCTCCTGGGGCTCCGGG cCAACAAGACCTCCCCCACCTCCGGAGAGGGGGCCCGTCCGGGGGGTGTCATCCACGTGTACGGTGACGACAGCAGTGACAAATCAGCCAGCAGCTTCATCCCCTACTGCTCCATGGCCCAGGCCCAGCTCTGCTTCCACGGGCACCGCGACGCCGTCAAGTTTTTCGTCTCCGTGCCAG GGAACGTGTTGGCCACTCTCAACGGCAGCGTGCTCGACAGCCCGTCCGAGAGCCCCGGGCCGGCCGCCCCTGCCTCTGAAGCCGAGGGCCAGCAGCTGAAGAACGTGCTGGTGCTGAGTGGCGGGGAGGGCTACATCGACTTCCGCATCG GCGACGGAGAGGATGACGACACGGAGGAGAGCGCGGGGGACGTGAACCAGGTGAAGCCCTTGCTGTCCAAGGCCGAGCGCAGCCACATCATCGTGTGGCAGGTGTCCTACAGCCCCGAGTGA